One window from the genome of Bacteroidota bacterium encodes:
- a CDS encoding peptidoglycan synthetase, producing MHYHFISIGGAVMHNLALDLLAQGHTVTGSDDEIFDPALTRLKEKGLLPETFGWFPEKITPQVDAVILGMHARTDNPELQKAKELGLPIYSFPEFIYEHSKNKTRVVIGGSHGKTTTTAMIMHVLHTLGKQFDYLVGSAIDGFERMVRMSDSPIVILEGDEYLTSPIDPRPKFLVYHANIAQLTGIAWDHINVFPTFEGYVHQFELFINQLPDGAPLAYYAADEHLQTLVAPHANRLQLLPYEALPHTLENGQTFLTTPNGNLPLQVFGLHNLQNMAGAKHLCNQLGISDDDFYAAISTFGGTARRLEKIKDTGSLVVFRDFAHSPSKVKATVNAVKQQYPTHKVVACFELHTFSSLNKSFLSQYHQTLTQADDAIVFFNEHVLELKKMPPLDIETVAEAFGGSVIVYTESKMLHRYLHSVIQNNTVLLLMSSGNFDNLPLDF from the coding sequence ATGCACTACCATTTTATATCCATAGGCGGCGCAGTAATGCACAACCTTGCCCTTGATTTACTGGCACAAGGCCACACCGTTACCGGCAGCGACGATGAAATATTCGACCCTGCCCTTACCCGATTGAAAGAAAAAGGCTTATTGCCCGAAACCTTCGGTTGGTTTCCCGAAAAAATCACACCGCAGGTTGATGCCGTTATATTGGGCATGCACGCCCGTACCGATAATCCGGAGTTACAAAAAGCTAAAGAATTAGGCTTGCCCATATACTCCTTCCCCGAGTTTATATACGAACACAGCAAAAACAAAACCCGCGTGGTAATTGGCGGCAGTCATGGCAAAACCACCACCACCGCCATGATAATGCACGTGCTGCACACCTTGGGCAAGCAGTTTGATTACTTGGTAGGCTCAGCCATTGACGGGTTTGAACGAATGGTGCGCATGAGCGATTCCCCCATAGTAATACTGGAGGGCGACGAGTACCTTACCTCGCCCATCGACCCGCGCCCTAAGTTTTTGGTATACCATGCCAATATAGCCCAGCTTACAGGCATTGCTTGGGACCATATCAACGTATTCCCCACGTTTGAAGGGTATGTGCACCAATTTGAGTTGTTTATCAACCAACTACCTGATGGTGCCCCCCTAGCCTATTATGCTGCCGACGAGCATTTGCAAACGTTGGTAGCACCGCACGCAAACCGTCTGCAACTACTCCCCTACGAGGCCCTGCCCCATACCCTTGAAAACGGGCAAACCTTTCTAACCACACCAAACGGTAACTTGCCGTTACAAGTATTTGGCCTGCACAACCTGCAAAACATGGCCGGAGCAAAGCACCTTTGCAACCAACTAGGCATCAGCGATGATGATTTTTATGCAGCCATTTCAACTTTTGGCGGCACCGCCCGCAGGCTCGAAAAAATTAAAGACACCGGCAGTTTAGTCGTTTTTAGGGATTTTGCACACTCACCCTCAAAAGTTAAAGCTACTGTAAATGCTGTAAAACAGCAATATCCCACCCACAAAGTAGTAGCCTGTTTTGAGCTGCATACCTTTAGCAGTCTTAACAAAAGTTTTCTTTCGCAATACCATCAAACATTAACACAAGCCGATGATGCCATTGTGTTTTTTAACGAACACGTGCTTGAACTGAAAAAGATGCCCCCGCTGGATATTGAAACCGTTGCCGAAGCATTTGGCGGCAGTGTTATAGTATACACCGAAAGTAAAATGCTGCACCGCTACCTGCATTCGGTAATTCAAAACAACACAGTATTACTTTTAATGAGTTCTGGAAATTTTGACAATCTACCGTTAGATTTTTAA
- a CDS encoding DUF1801 domain-containing protein, whose product MGKLKIFEKIMRAIENYIMECSNTQAAIFGYLREIILSFSPNVEEDMSHNTPYYYINGGACYINNQNKGTALSFCNAHLLTDPEGVSFPTDGQNEKHIFFNSIKEVNADLVLSMLHQATTASEDATAKLAYC is encoded by the coding sequence TTGGGAAAACTAAAAATATTTGAAAAGATTATGCGTGCTATAGAAAACTACATCATGGAATGCTCAAACACACAGGCAGCAATATTTGGCTACTTGCGTGAGATTATACTATCATTTTCTCCTAATGTTGAGGAAGACATGAGCCACAACACCCCATACTACTACATCAACGGCGGAGCTTGCTATATAAACAACCAAAACAAAGGCACTGCGTTATCGTTTTGTAACGCACATTTGCTAACAGACCCTGAAGGGGTTTCGTTTCCTACCGACGGACAAAATGAAAAACATATCTTCTTCAACTCGATAAAAGAAGTAAATGCCGATTTGGTATTATCAATGTTACACCAAGCTACCACAGCATCTGAAGATGCCACCGCCAAACTTGCTTATTGCTAA
- a CDS encoding type I restriction endonuclease subunit R, which yields MILSNDDKYNGNLGNSLKLDEYNFVEKPFLEQLISLGWNAGHNQVIELKNQQTPQQSFRTSFAQVVLLPKLQTALKTINPFLTDGQIEEVIRKITTFPKNSLIENNQQVLHYLLENTTVSRNEQTGEPSPTVRFIDFENPQNNIFTAISQFKVKVTGTDHHILPDIVLFINGLPVVVVEAKSSKVKEPIPEAIDQLLRYSEERGYNGEGNKELFFYNQFIITTCRTEAKFGTITTNIEKHFYRWTDPYPKSLNDLEHGKSSPNDQQRLVAGMLDLRNLLDIIQVFTVFQINDKGQKIKVVGRYQQFRAVKIATKRLLEGKNPLERGGIIWHTQGSGKSLTMMFLVREMRLKPKLQSWKIVFVTDRTQLEEQLTDTGQSIGFTIKVAHFINKKNVPDGKSLKELLSNDNSDLVMAMIHKFQENGDDLEGLQLFPELNNNSNILIMTDEAHRSQYSLLAANLDKALPNATSIGFTGTPTGKTEKKYKDYIDKYTMRQAIDDGVTLEIIYQGFTHNAEIPDKKGMDKKFEDVFSEYELIERLQILGFGSRDAYLEAAETIKEKANSMVNHYVEQIFTGGFKAQIVANSREAAVRYKSAIEDALKEKISSLEANNPLMVDISLLKELETAVIISGSHNDAPHIKQYTNSGYHKKSIKRFKLPFSQADDEDATIIGNVGIIIVNNMLLTGFDAPIEQVMYLDRVIIEHNLLQTIARVNRIGSEGKNKGFIVDFVGIGHHLKRALDTYAEKEIQEIIDCISNDETELNELIQAHKDIWEFLKKQGLEDLADADAFFDVFYDEDIRFEYIKLYRKLTTCFNNVIPRKEALDFFNDWKAFTEINELANKHFRDKRFSMKGIPPKLRSIADEYLKSKGIEQTVAPISIIADDFQKGVNTKKREKTKAAEVEHAIRHYIDINIDEDPELFASFSEALEKILENFKGNWKAIYEELEKLREKIKNREKEETFGLDRKKQMPFFRIFKAELFDNRTLTEEEIALTVNLTQHIVNLVVTEIKLTGFWDSPPAQLKLKEFLQKCILSPDFKAIPNIITKRHELISRIMELAKTNHFKIID from the coding sequence ATGATACTAAGCAACGATGACAAATATAACGGCAATTTAGGCAACAGCCTAAAGCTTGATGAATACAACTTTGTTGAAAAACCATTTTTAGAGCAACTTATCAGCCTTGGTTGGAATGCAGGACACAACCAAGTAATTGAGCTTAAAAACCAGCAAACTCCGCAACAAAGTTTTCGTACATCGTTTGCACAAGTAGTATTGCTCCCCAAACTGCAAACAGCTTTAAAAACTATAAACCCCTTCCTAACCGATGGACAGATAGAAGAGGTGATACGCAAAATAACCACCTTTCCTAAAAACAGCCTGATAGAAAACAATCAACAGGTATTACACTACCTGCTAGAAAATACAACCGTATCACGTAACGAGCAAACAGGCGAGCCAAGCCCTACCGTACGCTTTATTGATTTTGAAAACCCTCAAAACAACATATTTACTGCCATATCTCAATTTAAAGTAAAAGTAACCGGTACAGACCACCACATCTTACCCGATATTGTTTTGTTTATAAACGGTTTGCCCGTGGTAGTCGTAGAGGCAAAATCATCAAAAGTAAAAGAACCAATCCCCGAGGCGATAGACCAACTGTTGCGTTATTCAGAAGAAAGGGGGTATAATGGCGAGGGGAATAAAGAACTGTTTTTTTATAATCAGTTTATAATAACCACATGCCGTACTGAGGCCAAATTTGGAACAATTACTACAAACATTGAAAAACATTTTTATAGATGGACAGACCCCTACCCCAAATCTCTTAATGATTTAGAACATGGCAAATCATCACCTAACGACCAACAAAGGCTGGTTGCAGGTATGCTTGATTTACGCAACTTATTAGATATAATACAAGTATTTACCGTTTTTCAGATAAACGATAAAGGACAAAAAATAAAAGTAGTAGGCCGTTACCAACAATTTAGAGCAGTAAAAATTGCCACCAAACGTTTACTAGAAGGCAAAAACCCATTAGAACGTGGGGGTATTATATGGCACACCCAAGGTTCGGGCAAATCACTAACCATGATGTTTTTAGTACGCGAAATGCGATTGAAACCCAAACTGCAATCGTGGAAAATAGTATTTGTTACAGATAGAACACAACTGGAAGAACAACTTACTGATACAGGCCAAAGCATAGGGTTTACTATTAAAGTAGCCCACTTTATAAACAAAAAAAATGTACCCGATGGTAAAAGCCTTAAAGAGTTGCTTAGCAATGATAACTCTGATTTAGTAATGGCTATGATACATAAGTTTCAGGAAAACGGGGACGATTTAGAAGGCTTGCAACTATTTCCTGAACTAAATAATAATAGCAATATACTAATAATGACAGACGAAGCTCACCGGTCACAATATTCATTATTAGCAGCCAACTTAGATAAAGCCCTGCCCAATGCAACCTCAATAGGTTTTACAGGTACACCAACAGGCAAAACCGAAAAAAAATACAAAGATTATATAGACAAATACACCATGCGCCAAGCCATTGATGATGGCGTAACACTAGAAATTATATACCAAGGCTTTACCCACAATGCCGAAATTCCTGATAAAAAAGGCATGGATAAAAAGTTTGAAGACGTTTTTAGTGAGTATGAGTTGATAGAGCGACTTCAGATATTGGGCTTTGGCAGCCGCGATGCTTATTTAGAAGCCGCTGAAACCATAAAAGAAAAAGCCAACAGCATGGTAAACCATTATGTAGAACAAATATTTACAGGTGGTTTTAAAGCACAAATTGTAGCCAATAGCCGTGAAGCAGCAGTTAGATATAAAAGTGCCATTGAAGACGCTTTAAAAGAAAAAATTTCCTCCCTTGAGGCAAACAACCCCTTGATGGTAGATATAAGTTTATTAAAAGAATTAGAAACCGCCGTAATAATTTCAGGCAGCCATAACGATGCCCCACACATAAAACAATATACTAATAGCGGCTATCACAAAAAAAGCATCAAACGTTTCAAACTTCCCTTTAGCCAAGCAGATGATGAAGATGCAACAATTATTGGCAACGTAGGTATTATTATAGTAAACAATATGCTGCTAACAGGTTTTGATGCACCCATAGAACAGGTAATGTATCTTGATAGGGTTATTATAGAACATAATTTATTACAAACCATAGCAAGAGTAAACCGTATTGGTTCTGAAGGAAAAAATAAAGGTTTCATTGTTGATTTTGTGGGCATAGGCCACCACTTAAAAAGGGCACTTGATACCTATGCCGAAAAAGAAATACAAGAAATTATTGACTGTATTTCTAATGATGAAACTGAGCTAAACGAACTTATACAAGCACATAAGGATATTTGGGAATTTCTAAAAAAACAAGGCTTAGAAGACCTTGCGGATGCTGATGCTTTTTTTGATGTATTTTATGATGAAGATATTCGCTTTGAATACATAAAGCTATATAGAAAACTAACGACCTGTTTCAACAATGTAATACCTCGCAAAGAAGCATTAGACTTTTTTAACGACTGGAAAGCCTTTACAGAAATTAACGAATTAGCAAACAAACATTTTAGAGATAAACGCTTTAGCATGAAAGGCATACCTCCTAAGCTAAGAAGTATTGCTGATGAATATTTAAAATCGAAAGGAATAGAACAAACAGTTGCCCCCATATCAATAATAGCTGATGATTTTCAGAAAGGGGTAAATACCAAGAAAAGAGAAAAAACAAAAGCTGCAGAGGTTGAACATGCAATTCGCCACTATATTGACATAAATATAGACGAAGACCCTGAATTATTTGCTTCGTTTTCCGAAGCTTTAGAAAAAATACTAGAAAACTTTAAGGGCAACTGGAAAGCCATTTATGAAGAATTAGAAAAACTGCGCGAAAAAATAAAGAATAGGGAAAAAGAAGAAACGTTTGGACTTGACCGCAAAAAGCAAATGCCATTCTTTCGGATTTTTAAAGCCGAATTATTTGATAACCGTACCCTTACCGAAGAAGAAATTGCACTTACAGTAAACCTAACCCAGCACATTGTTAATTTAGTTGTAACCGAAATTAAGCTAACAGGTTTTTGGGATAGTCCTCCAGCACAATTGAAGCTAAAAGAATTTTTACAAAAGTGCATTTTATCTCCTGATTTTAAGGCAATTCCTAACATCATCACAAAAAGACACGAATTAATATCAAGAATAATGGAATTGGCAAAAACCAACCACTTTAAAATCATTGACTAA
- a CDS encoding DUF1801 domain-containing protein, with the protein MHTIEQYILATNNKNAGIVGFLRQLIFSCSKNITEKIAYNFPFYYHHGRLCYVYAHDKGVSLCFCNGAEIKDPFNLLDTTPNKQVKSITFKDIKDVDYDKVIPLLHQSILLNEQKAGIVENAAFMQGIENHMPVKP; encoded by the coding sequence ATGCATACTATTGAACAGTACATTTTAGCTACAAATAATAAAAATGCGGGCATAGTTGGCTTTTTGCGCCAGCTTATATTTTCATGTTCAAAAAACATAACTGAAAAAATAGCCTACAACTTCCCGTTTTATTACCATCACGGGCGTTTGTGCTATGTGTATGCCCACGACAAAGGAGTGTCGCTTTGCTTTTGCAACGGTGCTGAAATAAAAGACCCGTTTAATCTATTAGACACCACCCCGAATAAACAGGTAAAAAGTATCACGTTTAAAGACATCAAAGATGTTGACTATGATAAGGTAATACCCTTATTGCATCAATCAATTTTGCTTAATGAACAAAAGGCAGGGATAGTGGAAAATGCAGCATTTATGCAGGGCATAGAAAATCACATGCCTGTGAAGCCCTAA
- a CDS encoding M48 family metallopeptidase has product MQFDYEIKYSKRKTLNITVERDRKIIVRAPINTSQQKIESIIQSKSQWIKEKISHTQKYPLDYKPKEFISGETLLYLGKNYQLLVVEEEINDIVFNHRFLISKTNQSKANELFKKWYLHKAQKKIEPLAKNYAKNLGVKYNEFKTSEMKYRWGSCTPKNNIIFNWRIIKAPMYVLEYLVVHELVHLLENNHTPRFWNILSIQVPNYLKAKKWLKENGHQLEVDF; this is encoded by the coding sequence ATGCAATTTGACTATGAAATAAAATACAGTAAAAGAAAAACGCTAAACATAACTGTAGAGCGTGATAGGAAAATTATTGTACGCGCACCCATTAATACTTCACAACAAAAAATAGAATCTATTATCCAATCAAAAAGCCAGTGGATAAAAGAAAAAATTAGTCACACACAAAAATATCCTCTAGACTATAAACCCAAGGAGTTTATTTCAGGCGAAACCCTTTTATACTTAGGAAAAAACTATCAACTATTAGTAGTTGAAGAAGAGATAAATGATATAGTGTTTAATCACCGTTTTCTTATATCAAAAACCAATCAATCAAAAGCAAACGAGTTGTTCAAGAAATGGTATCTACATAAAGCTCAGAAAAAAATAGAACCATTAGCAAAAAACTATGCAAAAAACCTAGGAGTAAAATATAATGAGTTTAAAACATCTGAAATGAAATACCGCTGGGGGTCATGTACCCCTAAAAACAATATCATTTTTAATTGGCGTATTATAAAAGCTCCTATGTATGTACTTGAATATCTTGTCGTCCATGAATTAGTTCACCTATTGGAAAATAACCATACTCCAAGGTTTTGGAATATACTTTCGATACAAGTCCCCAATTATTTAAAAGCAAAAAAATGGCTTAAAGAAAACGGACACCAACTAGAAGTGGACTTTTAA